The region AACATACAGTTGTAAGATGCCTGATCATCCGTTCACCCCTTAGCAAGCAAGGTGTTATTTTCCTTTAGTACATTCAGAGTAGTACAGTCAGTAAGACTTTGCTGTTGCACCATGGTATTTCCTTCTGGCTGGGAGCTAAAACGTCAGAGTGAAAGCAGTGATGACTTGATAGTGCTAACACAAGGTCCCCATAGTGCAGATGGAGATCAGGTGCATGCTACAGCTGGCGTTTATGCTCAACCAAAGATAACTACGAAAACCTTGGGATTTTCATTGTGGCAAAGAATCAGGGGAGCTGAGCGTGCATTGCACAGTGTGTCCTTTGTGCGACTCATCGAAGGGCATGGGCAAAACTCAGCTGTGGGTGAAATTTCAAAAGGGCATTTCAGTGGCCTTGAGAGATGAATCTACAGTCGTAAGGATTGTTCACTTTCTGCACAGTACAAATTATGCTGATTTTCATGGCACTGCTTGCTCAGAAGATGCTAAGACtgccaaaatatttcaaaaggaCACAAGTGGAAGAAGAGGCGTTATATGCATGAAATAGAACAAGAATCTTTTTTATTCTATACAAAGAATGACTGAGTTTTTACACTTAAGTTTTGATGTGCAATACGTAAATAGCGTTAACTGTTCATACTGAGTTGTATCTGAACTGAGAAATTTACCTAAACTGAATTGATACGagaaaatcactttaaaaaatgaatttttcatcTATAATTTTAACTGGAGAAGACTTTTATAAAGGGTGTCTATTTTTAACACAATGCAAGTTCTCAGTGCTGAGGAACAGGTGGTTCTGTCTCCCTGCATATTAATTTGCATTATAAAACAATGACATTTCCTTAGGAGAGGTAAAAGCAGAGCTATAAACTGCCAATCTTCTCTTTTGCTAGGAACAATCACTTCAGCAAGAATATTCACTGTGAGGTACTTCTGTACGAATCTTCCTGACAAGCATCTCCATTGGAGAAAAAGGGCCATCAGAAAACCTCCCATCTCCACACATCAAAATGGGTTACTGGGAAGAATCTCTCTCAAAAGGGAGGTAGAAGTGTGCCCTCAAAAAACACAGGTGTACACAAACACGGAGCTGGCCTGGAGAACAGTGAGTACTGTGAAAACGTGTTACCTCTGACTACcagttctgcagaaaagcagcaatgatAGGGCAGACAACATGGGATGCAGAGCTATAGCCCTTTGCTCTGTTCTCAGCACACCCCCTTGCTCACGATTCTCcaaaaacaccaagaaaaagcaaaaaggaaagtaGCTCTCTTTTGTAAAGGGCAGAGCACTGTGCCAGAAGAGCCTGCTCCAACTCGAGCTCCTTACCGCAAGAAACATTGCCATGCACATCTTCAAACATGGACATCTCAAGCAGGCAAACCCATCAACAACCACTGTAAGGAGGAAGTGTCACAGTGACTGCACACGGCTCTGCATCCAGTGGTATGTTGCTGTTTCTTAAGTGACCTTCAAGGACTTCTGCTTTAAATACAATAGAAActttaaattatatttgttcTGATGACAGAACTGTTTTTCCTGAAGTCCTCCAATTCTTTAACTTTTCAAAGCAGTGATGCAGCTTTATCCTGCCACTATCTTTTTCTCTGGCCCCAGTCCCCCATAGATCATTCAGCCATAACAAGCAGCAGACTTGACgtgaagactgaagaaaaatcaaggaACTTGCATGGCTTTTTTCCACCAGTAAGTTTCTTAGAGCAGCAAAAAAGTAACTACtaaaagctacagaaaagaTTCTATGCACAACTGAAAATGCCCAGAATTCAGagctcctccctgctgtgcttcTTGTGCACCATTCTCACATCATTTCAAGCAAGCAGATATTTGGAAAAAGCAATGCTTCGTTCTCAACTGCTAGCAGCATGAATCCAGATGAGTGCTTAAAGCTAACAGATTAATCCCGTGACCCCCAAAAGGTTtaggggttgtttgtttttccagttgtTGCACTTGATGTTGCATCTTGCTTAGCAGATGTTGCGAACACAAGCAAGAAAAGGCACACGATTGAGAGGAGAGTTACACAAATGTGAGTGTTTGAAAAGCGACtgttggaaaaacaaatgttttatgCATTATGGTTGGTTTGAGagtttttgctgtgttttacaTTAATGTTTTATGTATCGCCTCTAAAATTTGGAATGACTTGATTTCTCACCGacttgaaagagaaggaaaaataattctgaagcGTCAGTAATTGTCTGCACCAAAGTCTGCCACAAACAGGACATCAAAGAAGGGAAAGTTACGACACTGCCGAGGCTCCAGAGTGCATTCCATTTTCTGGGGCAGATTTGGCTTGATGCAGGGCAGCTTGAATTCTGAAATGTGTTCTCGTTTCCATGGAGTAATTCTTGTAGTTTTgtctaaaacaaaagcagagcaaCTCTGATGAATGCATATATTTTCAAACGTTTTCAAGTTATCTTTATATTACTGCTCTAAGCAAAACAACTGTAGACAGCAGAACGCCTTCCTTCATAAGCTCTTTTGTTGCCTACTGTAAAATACATGGCATGTGCTCCTAGCCAGACAATGCAGctctttgttctttatttgtAGTTCTACTGTCTGGCAATTACCAGAAAATACAGCTTAATAAGAACTGGATTTGTTCTactcaataaaaatatttaaaaatattagatAACCATAACATCTACTTAAGTTTACATTCAGAaattagattttctttctcctcctaaAGTATAGCTGACAACCTTgaccagacttttttttttttttttttttttttttagagttgTCTGCAACTTCCTTGCCAaatcacagtaaaataaatagatgAGAATTaacatgcaaggaaaaaaaagctatgcCTTCCAAAGAAATGGAGATGAGTTCATGCTCAGCCTTGAAGTTACTCTCAGACACGTTGTTCAGGAGAAGACCTGAACCCTATTCTGAGGCAGGACTCACTCCTTTCCCTGTGCTACCTACAAAGCATTCCTGAGTCCGAGGCCCACCTGTCCTCACCTTAGCTCGGCAGTCATATTTCATGGAAGTAAAcggaacaaaggaaaaagaaaaaaaagagagaagcttTCCTGAGCCCTTCTGAAGGAAGTGTGCCATCACCACGTTGCGGTTATCACAGATGAAGACTGTGTGCGTAGGAAGCAAAGCCAGGCACTTTGCTGCCCTAGAAGTTTGGAAAGTGGGTACACACAGAAGTCCATATCTGCTTTCAAAGACCAATTTGCCAGCCCACAGAAAGACTGGCGGGACTTCCCCCACAAACATCCAGCAGCCGattcagcagtgctgcctgcctgtTGTCTCCTGTAGCTAAGTCACATCCTGAAGAGCCATAGGCACGTTAGAAGACACtgtattttcatggaaaaacagaaaatgcagatcCCACTTGCTAGGAATTAGCATTTCAGCTCTTGCAGGATTGATATAGAATCCAAATACCAAGGAGGATAAGAAAATTAGCAGGGTAACTTTCTTTTAGCAGATATTTGTCATCCTTACAGAAACGTTACATCACATATTAAACAGTCTGCATAATCTTATAAACACTTCAGCTCAAAATTCATAATTCAGATGAAGCGTGGAGGCAAGCATCTGCCACTACAGCAGCCTCTCAGCAAATACTAGGCATTCCTTGCCCATCCCATCCTCACTTGTAATTTTATGTATGCAGCACTCAAGGGGCTGACTGAGAAGAGGAAATGATGGGTTGTGCTGTATGCTGATCTGAAACACTCCGGAGTTTTTACCGAAAATTAACTAGATTTTGTCATGCAGATATTAAAGAATGCCTCTTGTATTTCTCGTCAGCAGGCTGATATTGTTGCTTGTAGCTTGTGgtaatacaaatataaatatttccatgCATGATCAAGCCAAAACTGCTTATCATCTCATTTCACTCTTTCTCCTGGAGTTGAAACATTTGAGCCAGCAGCAGTATGTAGATTTAGGTCAAGCAAATCAAGCGTCACACACAAGCAGAGCACTCATTTCCACTCCTGCCAACAGTGAACACAGTTTTGCAATTCTGAAACCCACCACGGACAACACACCCTCCCTCTAGCGGCTGGAAAGGCGTTCAGCATTTTTAGCTGAAGGCTCATAAAACATTTGTGTACGTTCTGATTGAGGATAACAGCTACAGGCGGTAACTTAGCAgctgcatggggtcactgtccctggaggtgttggacaaccatggggatgtggcaccgagggacacggccagtgggcacggtggggtgggttggggttggactgggtgatcttggaagtcttttctaTCCTCAATGACTCTGAGATTCTaagacctttctttttttcttactgttacaGTTTCCGTGAGCTCTTTGAGTGTGACAATCCTGAGTATTAGCTTTTCATACAAAGTTTTAAAAGCTGTGATCTGCTGAGCTTTCTGTAAGCCAAACATTGTCCCTTGAAGAGACTGTGACCTGAGCCACACAAGCTGCCAGGTGAATGGGGGAAAGGCTGAGTgggaactgacagcagcactgggcagaaTGAGAAGCTCTGTAATGTCAGTTTCTGGACCTCTTTTTAAGATTTGAATAATCTGTATTCAAATACGGCTTGAGGTGAGGTGCGTTTTGAGGAACATGAAACTGACTAAAAcaatttccattgcattttgcaAATAGTATTTTTGCTACCCTTACTATCTACCACGAGTCTACAGAGAACCAGGCTCACAAGCACAGGGGATTCAGGATTGCAATATTGTAATTTCTGTGTTGACAGGCTTTTGGCATCGCCTTCAGCAGGCTAATTCACCACTCTTAGTGGACTGACTTGGACAAGAGATCGACACAAAACTTCTCTCTCTGACTTCTTTGGAAGATGGGGCCAGAGATCAGCTTTGCAGCCCCACACCTGCAGAGTGGCTGGCGACTGCGCTTGGAAATGTGCAGACATCTGGACTCGTTCAGCATCCAGGCAGAGGTGaactgccctgctgcaggatgccTGAAGGAGACCAGTGTTGTTTGGTTTGgaatgcctttttattttctcctttctttttctttcttctccccagaTAGAAATTTTGGCTCTGCAAAGCATCAAAGACTAGGATAGAGGCAAAACTAGATTTCTTAGGTTTAGAACCAAGAATGTAGAAGATCAAGTCCAGCAATTCCTGATAAACCTGCtctgatagaaaaaaatcaatcacaACAAATATAGCAATGGCAGGTGTTTCAGCTGCCTCAGATACAGTCGAAAAGGCAAAGATACCAGATGCAAACTGGAACATTGTCTTAAGTGTATTTCATCGAGGAAAAAACCCAGCACTGCTAGCCATCAATCTGAATAATGTCTTTTCAGCCCTAGCACAGAGCTGTAATTTCATTTAATACATCCTTTAAGAATAAGTAAATatattacaaagaaaattacACTTTGTTACACATGGATTATTTCTTACGGAAGACCCTGACACTCGTATTAACAtccttaaaattatttttgctcttaTCAGAATGGATGGGTAACTCACAGACAGAACCATGAGATACTGTCTCAGATACTGTCTACTACCTGAAAAGGTCCCAACCAAACCTAGGGCAATGTGTGCTTCAGCTGAATAAACAAAAGAGTTTGTATAGTATTAACGCTTCTGCTTCCTGCTCATCTGTAACACACCATACTGACCCACCAGAACAGGCTTTTAACTTGCTTACTTTGCTCTTTCTAGTAGTTTTAttgcttcttctcttctgtcctGGTCCAGATACAGCAACGCAAGCTCCAGCAAGGCATTTGGAATTAAATAATGGTCGTATTTTATCTTCTTCTCACTgcataggaaaagaaatagccTCAAGATCTTGACATAATTTGTTGTTCCCTCCATTTAACAGCtccaagcaaaaataaataggagattAGCTAAGATAAAGAGGAGCAATCAATCTTTATTACAACATTTGTTGTGTTCTCTGTCCAATGCTACCTTCTAGGTTATTTAATGGTGTGCTTTACCATAACCATCACACAGAACATATTATTTCTTGGGATTAAAAATTATTAGCATTTATTATAGgggaaatttttaaaaaggtgaTAATATTAAAAGCACTGTGTGAACTGAGAAAGAGAGATCCCATTCACAATGTACAGGAGTTCCAAATACTATCATGCTGCCAATCATCTCTGGAGACTACATTTGGTTCTTTAGGCATAACTGctaagaggaaaggaaggaaaaaacagtggTATCACAAAAACTATGCGTGTATAGTTCCCCAAGAGGAGAAAGTATCAGTAAGAAGTGCAGAATTGCAATTCTTCCTCTTTATATGGCTAACAACACTGGCAATTAAAACTGTCATCCCCTGGATATTGAAACAAGTGAAATAAATACTAAAGATTCTGTAATCCTCTCTGTTCACATCAAGGTTGCACTTGCTCTTACTTGAAATGAACAGGTACTGAGAAATTCTGCCTGTATGCCAGGTATGACAACTTACTTTAAGTAGATGTAATTAAAATGGCCTTCTGCCTCTGAGATCTTGCCCAAATGCTTGAGGCATAAACCCTTTAACAGTTTTATCACGCACTGGTCATCTGCTAGCAATTCCGTAGCTGCAAGATGAAGTAAATGGCATATTTTAGAAAACTTTTTAGAGCAGTACAGACTTTGCTACGTACAGCGAAACTTTCACACAGGTAAGTATGATAAAGTGTATTTACTGGAACACAGGACAAAAGGAACTACCTGACCCATTAACAGGAAACAACCCTGAATGAACTTATCACAGACAAACCTGTATCATGAAATATCAGCTAACAAGAAATTTAAGTAATACGTATGACATTGCATCTTATGCTGAATTTCACCCTGCTTCTATCATGTACAGTGGTCCTTTATCCAGTTCTTCCTCTGCCACTCCAGTTGACAAAATGCTGACACATTCTGCATGGAACTGCTGCTCCCCTACAGACTACGCCAGCCCTAACGATTCTATGTTCACATGGATGCATCTTCTCTACTTATAATGCAGCCTTCAAACTGCCCCCAGttgcataaagaaaaatatttagggACTGATCCTAGACTCAACTGTGCATAATATCTAGAAACTCAGATCTGAATTTCCACTAACAGATATATTTCCATATCTTATCCATGTAATTCTGTCACAAGCACATTCTCAGTTTGAAGATTTTACAGGGGTAGATTCTTGCATTAGGAAACcagaaataagaaaggaaatatttgaaaaggCTATAGCTTAGCCTCAAACACCATCAGGAAAGCTCCAGGGAAGCACGATACCTGGAAACAGCAAATCACTATTTGCAACAAGTAACACTTTGCATTGTTGATATATTTACAATACACTGCCCTTTTCAATTATATGTCCTCATAGTGTTTTACAGATGTCAATCAGCCTTCACAAATCCCTGCAAAGTCAGCTTTATTCACTATTTGCCAagtaggaaagaagaaataaagaaataattgacTTATCCCAAATAACGTAGCAAAATGCGTGATGAGGTGAAACAGACAATTACTTTTAATAAGATGTCACCTTCATTGGgaatatttttctgtcagtTCTCAAATAATTAAAAGGGAGACATCTTTAGCCATTCTGTCAAGCAACTCTTTTCAACTCCAAAAGAGTACTTGTGTAACAATGCACCAAGGTCCTAGAAAAGACTGCAATGCAGTGACTTAACCCATATTCCTTTGTAAAGGTGGGCTCAATCCTTTTACAGGAAATACGTAAGATCAAATATTTATGTAAGGGGAAACCATGAGAAAAGCTGTGGCTGCAATTCCATAGGTGTTGGGAAATACTGGCAAGAAATAAATAGGTAATTAACAGAGTGACTGAGTGGTAGCACAGTCTGTTCCAGTTCAGTATTATCTCCTTTCTTATGTTCCTTCATTGTGTGAAGAAAGCCCATCCCCGATGTCCCAGCATCTGACACACAAATAACATTCAGCCCTCCAAGGTCACGCTGTAAGGTGACAGCACTCTTGGAACCAAAGACAGACATTCATCTCTTTCTATTTATccttcaaaactgaaatacGGTATCTAAGAATAATAAACCTTAATGATCTAAGTAATCAAGTCAATTCATACGCCGATTTTGATCTAGCAAAATAAACACTCCTTCAGTATATGTCATAAATTATTCCTAATACACATCTGTGGACAGAAAATAGTTTGCTAGCATTCTAAGTTATTGCTAtgacaaaagaggaaaattattCCTGTATGCATTAACAGTTTATGGTTTCAGAATCTACCTTCCTCATATGATCAGATTAACTTTACTAACAAGTGTCTCTCCTTATTCATGGATAATGTCTTTAGCTACTGCAGTGTAAAATACCTGATTAAACCATATCACTGATTACCTGAACTTCTTGCCAATGCTTCTTCTGCTTCAATTAAAGTCTCTAACATGCCTTCTGTTAAATTGGGACATTGTCCAATCACAGCATAGCCATTCCAGATATACATCATCTCCTAGGGTCAGGGAGAGAAGACAGCGTTGTTAATGATGTCACTGGATAAATACAACTATCAAttacttctgttatttctgtatgATGAAAAAGTTACAGATTCCATAACCAAAATCTCAGTTTGTCAAAACATACTGTAATTGCAAATGAAAAGTTCCATTGGCTTTCAGAGCAGACCTGTACTGGAAAACAACTAAAGCGCCAGTGATTGTACTCAATAACAAGGAATATTGCAGAACTACTCAAACTATACTTATTCTAGGCAAAATATCTGAGGTTAAGACCTTTCCCCTTAGCAAGTCCCCtcacaacataaaaaaaaaattctagaaaTGGGATTCTGCACCCTATTCCACGTCCCCAGAGTACTTTTAACTGTTCAGCTGTGACATCTGCTGCCTCAGATATGcaactgcagcagaaacaaagactGCTGTGTTCCCAAAAGGACACCCAAGGAAAGCCTTcagtacagaaatgttttgctgaaatCCTATTAGAACAGCCCAAACAAACCCCAGGTGCATATGGTTCTTCACTCTCTACAATCTCTGAAACCTGAAGGACAAATCAAGGTcacctatttatttcctctcaTCTCAGTCTTATGACTTGGTGGAAAGTGGCCTCTAGTGAATACCCACACTATGCTGTAACTTATCTGCAGGAGACCGTATTTCTTCAGGAAGCACTGTGTCACATACCCAGCTGGTGGGCTGAGAAATGATTACTCGCTGGTATCTCCAACAGTCTCTCCTAGCTCAGGCATTCTCTTAAAGAGTATTTACTAATTATTCATCTGTTTCTCAAACAGAACAGCTTAGAGCACTGCAAATGGCAACTCTTCAACACTTGGCaaatcttttctgttctttttatgttttatgttcttttatttGGTATTTACAGACAGATTTTTGTAAGTGCTGTGTGAACTAGGCAATGGGTTGAGCCCTATGCAGCTGATCCTACCTGGCCAAGGGGAACTGGGcaacactacaaaaaaaaaaaaacaacaacccaaacaaacaaccacCATAAACTGCTaacagtgcagagcagctctctggAGTGGATACAGACACATGTCCATCCTTCATCCCATCACCAAGGTGCTCTGGAGGCACCATACTGCAAACACTCAGGGGCACATTAAGCAGATGCTTACATGGAGCGCCCAGTTCTTGCattgttttcttgatttttttctcacttaaagTCTTCTTTTAATAGTGTCAGTAAATGACACGTGACAGAAGAAACCCAGGGCAAAGTTACTCaaaaggtaattaaaaaaaagctgttagGAGCATGCTAGTCTATAGCTGGAATAATGAGTTACACATGCAACACATTTACGTGTCACAAACAACTGGCTCAGTTCCTTGTGGCTGGTGCCTGCCCCAGTTTTACAGCATTCCTTGCAttcatttggctttgttttgggAACATTCCAGTCTCCTGCAGAGGTTTTACCTTAGAAACATGGAAAGATACTATTCCAATTACCCTGGTTTtccttccattaaaaaaaaaaaaagaaaaaaaagagtaacatGGAGATGGGGAGGAAAGGTTTCTAGCTTACCAGAGGTGGAACAGGTAAAGGAACGGGGTTTGAAGAAAGATACCGTCTAGCTTTCCGAATGGCAAACTTTTCTGTAGGCAGTGATTTCCCTGCGATTTTCAGTTTCAAGCTGGGAACAATCCTGAAAGTTTAAACAGAAACGTAAGGGACTTTTCCTTCAGGAACATCTGGGATGACGacattcaaatttaaaaataaattaatcaagTCAAAGAACTTAGAAAAGATGTTACATCCTGAGCTACTGTTATCTCTGGGGAACAGAGCAATACGTATCCACAAAACCTGTTTATGCAAGGCATGCATATATCTCTTTGGGCTTCCATTTCaatcaagcagcagaaaggactCTTCTCCATCCAAAAGAATTAGATGATGATATGCCTAGCTTATAAAGGGACCATTTCACAGAGTGAGAAAGAGGCAAGCTGGCTCTTGCTTTCCCAAAGACCAAACTTATTCCCTTTGCAATTGATCCcaatgaaaaacaatgaaatctgCTTGTAATGATTATTTATGATATGGAACATCTGAGAGGAATCAATATATTGTgagtacattaaaaaatagtgttatttaagttttacagaaatagactccaaaaaataaagtatttaattttgtttggcCCAGCAACAGTTTGGCATTTTTGTCCTTACTCATTACAATTAGATTAAGTTACTGTGTCAGTAATGAAAGTATCCACTTGCACACGTAACCACTTCATATCGCTCTCAGACTCAAAACCCCAAATCAAATTGTCTCGATTACCTGCTACAGAAGGCATCCATCTTGTAGCATATTCCACTGAAGACTTTATCATCTTATCTTACTTGCCACTTTGATTAAGGAAACAACTAAAAAGAATGCGAATGCTACATGCAAATACAGCAGCCACTGTATGGCTGATAGAACATCCCATCTCTACAGCACTCCCAGGCCAGCAGAAATAGGCTGTCTCCATTCAAAGTCTTCTTTAGCCTAAAGGTAAAGTTTCATCCTGCAATTTCTTACCAATTCCAATGTTCTTTGTGCAGATCTTCCAAACTGCATTATGAATAATTTTGCCTCTCTTCCCCAAAAAGTGTGATTTGATACAAAACTCTTGTAATTGGTAGTTAGCAAATTTTACCTAAATAATTCAATTTCATTGTCTCCAAAAGGACTGCAGTCGTCTGGCCCAAACATGCTGAGATAGGAAGCTTTCATGTAAATGTAGGTAGCCTGCAAATGCAAACAAGAATATctgtacagaaaaatgaatctACAGCATCACTGCTATTggtaaaaagaacaaaacagcaacaaagaggaagaatgtgctgctttttctcatAAAGAGAGGTAATCTTAAAAATTTTAAGCAGGAGAtaagtaatattttttgttaattatgtatgtcttttgttttcttcgTATCAGATGATGTTTGCATCCCATGAAGAAGTGTACAATTGAATATCATGCTTgtgtaaattattttattactctCAAAAATACATACTAGACAACTTAAGAAAACTTAAAACTCTTCTGACAGATTTCCCCTGGGTCAGGTGAAGGTTGAGAAAAAGCCATTAGGGATCTGGACCTGAGAACTTCTCCTTTTCATGTGCACATGGCACAGCACATCTTCTGATTACAGTTATTATCAGAGAGGCACCATCACGGTTAGCCTCACTTATCACCAACAGAGCGTACATCCATAATGTAATGAGAGAAATGGCAGCTTGCCACTAACTGCTGTGTGCTGATAAAATGACCGGTCAATACACAGCAGAATGTCTTTAGCAGGCTGTTCTTCATCTACACATGGGGCccaaaagatttttgtttgccCTCAATCTGTCCTGGTTTGAATGTTCACACTTCACATTGTTTTATAAGCCACAACAGATCAGAATCTGTTTTACAGTTTTCAGCCAGCTCAAAGCTACAAAAAGCCAGCTCTATCTGATTAAGAGTTAATGGATACTACAGGGCCTTATGCGTGCTACTCAATACTTTGTCCTTGTTCTACTTAACTTACCTTCGACCAGGTGTTTTCTTTGCTTAGTAGATCTGCATAAAAGAAGGCCATCTTCCACTGGCGCTTGTAGGTGAAGCACCACATGAGCTCCCAGTAACACATGTGATGAAACTGCTTCCAGTATTGCTGAGCCTCACAGCACTCTTCATACCTATTAACTGCCTGAACAGAGAGATTTCCAGATACTGCCTTACTCACACGTAAATGTAATAGTCCCTGGGTCTTCAAGATCTGCATTCATAGTTGCTCCTGCAActttctaattaaaaacaaccCAGCATTCCCCAAGATCATATCTGGTGACTTCACATAAGAGATCCTTGACTCCACAGTTACCCTGGGGCTAGCAAGTTTATCCCTGCCACACAGCTTTCCATTCTTGGAATATATAGTTAGTCCTGCATGCAGGTAAAATGAATGTTAGTCCCTAGGGAAATCGGGAAACTAAAATCAGAGGACAAATGTGCAGCTGACATTTGCTGTCATAGCTCCAAAGGAGCTATAGCACTGCTGATACTCAGTCTTGCAATATTTTAGACATGCATTCTCTAGCACTTCAACTGTCGCAAGTCTTGTATGACCGACTCTCCATTCAGTCCAAAGGCAAAAGATTATCAGGGGATGTTATTAAAGGTAACTTGCTTCAGGAGACAATGAGGAAACTGTGTCATTGATACTGGTGCATGAGGTTATCACCACAAATCAAGGGTAGTGATAAGAGCCGGTCCAACAGGCTGGTCAAAATAGTTTTCAAAATTCCTACTTGTAATTCATGAACTATAAATTCATACAGGccaaagctgcaggaagcatTACACAAACAGGAAACACTGTTCTTCAAGGagtttttctgaagcttttgaGGCTTATTTTCTCAAGAGCAAATGGATTACTTACCGCATCAATATTACCCTTCAGTGTTTCTATCCTGCCTGCAAAAAACAGGAATATGGCTCCctgtaataaataataataaaaatacaagtatTCTTTAACAGTTTTCAAGCTGGCTATACAGTCTGTTTCTTAGCTATTTGGCAGGGAAACATCAAGCAATCATACCAATCTGAATTATGATTCAGTTTACCTTTGGATAGCGAGCCAAGTAAGGTTTAAGTAGCCTTTCTGCCTCCtcaacatttccttttcctgtccCTAGAGTGCATAAAAATGcaagtgattaaaaataataagtaaaaaaaCCCAAGACAAAACAGGAAGGCAAGGTACTGATAGCCATCTTCATCTTGCCAATACAGAAGTTCCTCTATCTCATAAATCAGGCGTAAATACAGG is a window of Gallus gallus isolate bGalGal1 chromosome 8, bGalGal1.mat.broiler.GRCg7b, whole genome shotgun sequence DNA encoding:
- the TTC39A gene encoding tetratricopeptide repeat protein 39A isoform X1 gives rise to the protein MLLRGGVRRTVLGNSVLRPRCLSAAPSAGHIPAPREIKIVCLPCSKMLELRSPASDLNVALHECMAALDLFLSNKFSDALASLQAKTKDSMYHALTYATILEMQAMMTFDPQDIMNAGNTMKEAQATCQKFRKKSTVADSINNLVHRQSLENFTEEEIHAEICYAECLLQRAALTFLQDENMVSFIKGGIKVRNSYQTYRELDSLIQSPHYVKGENHLHFEGGVKLGVGAFNLTLSMFPARILRLLEFVGFSGNKERGLLQLQEGASSYSFRSVLCTMLLLCYHTFMTFVLGTGKGNVEEAERLLKPYLARYPKGAIFLFFAGRIETLKGNIDAAVNRYEECCEAQQYWKQFHHMCYWELMWCFTYKRQWKMAFFYADLLSKENTWSKATYIYMKASYLSMFGPDDCSPFGDNEIELFRIVPSLKLKIAGKSLPTEKFAIRKARRYLSSNPVPLPVPPLEMMYIWNGYAVIGQCPNLTEGMLETLIEAEEALARSSATELLADDQCVIKLLKGLCLKHLGKISEAEGHFNYIYLNEKKIKYDHYLIPNALLELALLYLDQDRREEAIKLLERAKQNYKNYSMETRTHFRIQAALHQAKSAPENGMHSGASAVS
- the TTC39A gene encoding tetratricopeptide repeat protein 39A isoform X2, with the protein product MEPPAGSGRSGQARSPASDLNVALHECMAALDLFLSNKFSDALASLQAKTKDSMYHALTYATILEMQAMMTFDPQDIMNAGNTMKEAQATCQKFRKKSTVADSINNLVHRQSLENFTEEEIHAEICYAECLLQRAALTFLQDENMVSFIKGGIKVRNSYQTYRELDSLIQSPHYVKGENHLHFEGGVKLGVGAFNLTLSMFPARILRLLEFVGFSGNKERGLLQLQEGASSYSFRSVLCTMLLLCYHTFMTFVLGTGKGNVEEAERLLKPYLARYPKGAIFLFFAGRIETLKGNIDAAVNRYEECCEAQQYWKQFHHMCYWELMWCFTYKRQWKMAFFYADLLSKENTWSKATYIYMKASYLSMFGPDDCSPFGDNEIELFRIVPSLKLKIAGKSLPTEKFAIRKARRYLSSNPVPLPVPPLEMMYIWNGYAVIGQCPNLTEGMLETLIEAEEALARSSATELLADDQCVIKLLKGLCLKHLGKISEAEGHFNYIYLNEKKIKYDHYLIPNALLELALLYLDQDRREEAIKLLERAKQNYKNYSMETRTHFRIQAALHQAKSAPENGMHSGASAVS
- the TTC39A gene encoding tetratricopeptide repeat protein 39A isoform X4, which translates into the protein MAALDLFLSNKFSDALASLQAKTKDSMYHALTYATILEMQAMMTFDPQDIMNAGNTMKEAQATCQKFRKKSTVADSINNLVHRQSLENFTEEEIHAEICYAECLLQRAALTFLQDENMVSFIKGGIKVRNSYQTYRELDSLIQSPHYVKGENHLHFEGGVKLGVGAFNLTLSMFPARILRLLEFVGFSGNKERGLLQLQEGASSYSFRSVLCTMLLLCYHTFMTFVLGTGKGNVEEAERLLKPYLARYPKGAIFLFFAGRIETLKGNIDAAVNRYEECCEAQQYWKQFHHMCYWELMWCFTYKRQWKMAFFYADLLSKENTWSKATYIYMKASYLSMFGPDDCSPFGDNEIELFRIVPSLKLKIAGKSLPTEKFAIRKARRYLSSNPVPLPVPPLEMMYIWNGYAVIGQCPNLTEGMLETLIEAEEALARSSATELLADDQCVIKLLKGLCLKHLGKISEAEGHFNYIYLNEKKIKYDHYLIPNALLELALLYLDQDRREEAIKLLERAKQNYKNYSMETRTHFRIQAALHQAKSAPENGMHSGASAVS